A single region of the Prochlorococcus marinus str. MIT 0917 genome encodes:
- a CDS encoding chlorophyll a/b-binding protein, translating to MSFERLSKTEIVHGRIAMSGVLFVLFLEIVFRINIS from the coding sequence ATGTCTTTCGAGAGACTAAGCAAAACTGAAATAGTTCATGGCAGGATTGCAATGTCAGGTGTATTATTTGTTTTATTCCTAGAAATAGTATTTAGAATAAATATTTCTTAG
- the urtE gene encoding urea ABC transporter ATP-binding subunit UrtE translates to MTMLQIKGLNTYYGESHILRDVDMNINQGEMICLIGRNGVGKTTLLKSLIGLLTPRRGEIIFNGDLLNRKPPHQRARSGIAYVPQGREIIPYLTVEENLQLGLEALPGGLAKHKKIDQLVYELFPVLKQFLARKGGDLSGGQQQQLAIARALLGKPKLLLLDEPTEGIQPNIVQDIESAVKRIISETGVGVLLVEQHLHFVRQADRYYAMQRGGIVANGPTSELSKSVVEKFLSV, encoded by the coding sequence ATGACTATGCTTCAGATAAAAGGCTTAAATACCTACTATGGCGAGAGTCATATTCTTCGAGATGTTGATATGAATATCAATCAAGGTGAGATGATTTGTCTTATTGGTCGAAATGGAGTAGGTAAAACAACTTTGCTTAAATCATTAATAGGTTTATTAACTCCACGGCGTGGAGAGATTATTTTTAATGGAGATTTACTAAATAGAAAGCCGCCTCATCAAAGGGCTCGTTCCGGCATTGCATATGTTCCTCAAGGACGAGAAATAATACCTTATCTAACTGTTGAGGAAAATCTTCAACTTGGATTGGAAGCTTTGCCTGGAGGGTTAGCAAAGCATAAAAAGATTGATCAACTTGTATATGAACTTTTTCCTGTTTTAAAACAATTTCTAGCTCGTAAAGGAGGTGACTTAAGCGGAGGACAACAGCAACAACTTGCAATTGCGCGAGCATTACTTGGAAAACCAAAGTTGCTTTTACTTGATGAGCCAACCGAAGGAATACAGCCGAATATTGTTCAAGATATTGAGTCAGCAGTTAAAAGGATCATTAGTGAGACTGGGGTTGGAGTTTTATTGGTAGAGCAACATTTGCATTTCGTTAGGCAAGCAGATCGTTATTATGCAATGCAACGCGGTGGAATAGTAGCTAATGGCCCAACGAGCGAATTAAGTAAATCTGTTGTTGAGAAATTCCTTAGTGTTTAA